The DNA window ACCCTTTACCCTGGCACGAGCCAAACTAAACTAGCTAAACGAAACTGGTACTGGTTTAATTCTTGTATTCAAAAAAATCTCTTATTTACGTTTTAAGTTGAAACTCACGTATAACTTTTTGACCACTTCCTAATCCAAATTAGGAAACATCTTTGAAACCTTATAAGAAAacgttaaaaattataataatagcaCATGAAATTGAATGTTGGATGGTTTCTTTTCAAAAGGAAATAATACacctaaaaataatttgaatgaatacTCAAATTAGGTAAGTTTGTTATATCATCCAATCAATCCAAAACTTATGAGGAGCTATCAATCAAATTAGACATCACATATTAAGTATTTAATCTTTTGAATGTGAACATGATATAAATGATTTGAAACAGTATATTTTGattctaattaaattcaaaatgagGTGACTTTTAactctttaatttaaaagaaaaacattctttttgttgagttttttattttttaaattcactataatcaaaattattttatctattaaattactcaatttattatcaaatattaatatttttattaaaaaaattattattcttttaaaagtaaCAACCATCAATGTTGTTTAAATAGTGCAAAATTATTCTAAAAGAATCCTaatcaataagaaaatatcTAATAGGAAAAAATGATTGATGGACCCAAAAGTTATTCTAAACATATGTTCATTAATCATTATTGATACTAGTGGGTGAGAAAAGATATTGGGGCTATTGGCTCCTAGTTCCATTACTAAGtttgtcttattttattttttaaaagtttttgtttaaaagtACTCAACAATTTCATTATCCTTAGTATATGCTTGAGGGTagcatattttaattattttgtttaaaaggTGAGGAGGTAACATATATACTATGAAACAACTAAtccaataaaataaacattttaatataagtaATGCTTAAGAACCAAAATTAGAAAAGGAACATAAAACCACAAAACAAAAGCCAATTCAACTAGGCCAACTAAAATCTTGCATTGATAAATTATTTGCGTTACATCTGAATGGTCATAACATCTCCTCTAACTTCGGCTAAATAATTCGAACTAAAGTTTTATCAAGAGTTTCAACATCACGatcataaatatgtttttgaacAATTTGTAGGtcaataaaataaaacgttGTTCGAGGAAAACACCAGTAGGATCGAAAGACGCCAAAGAGGTTGTCTCTATCAACGTCGCCAAAGAACTTGCCATCACCAACTACAGGAAGTGAGTCTTAATAagcacatcaaacaagctctaagatgTTAGCAGCCCTAAATATTATGGGCTCATTCTCTTTGATAAGCCTGGTGTTGGAGAGGCCCATTGAAATATATTGAtcaataattacttttaaatacttcaaaataaGGTCTAAATATTACTTTTAGTTATGCAAATTGAACTGTCTAAacttatttatctataaattatttataatacttaaTAACTTTGATGGATAatgtattcttttattttatttagaaagttaCTATCATCCACCTCTTCATAAGCGATTACTCAATTCATTTTAAATCACTCATTCAAACACAATACTACCCAATGAAAGTAAGTATGAATAATCTATTagacatattattatatatagtttatatttacTATCATTTTTCAACTTAGTTATGCACAACGATATAGTTGTATTCTAATTTATAGTCACAATCTACTTAGTTTAAGCGGGATTCAAGAGGGTTTTATTATTCTATACTATATTTAACGTCTCAAATTCAAATACcgttaatgaaaaaaatagattccgaACAAATCTTATAAACAAAGCATAGTATTTTGTTTAGAAAAGTGTGGTTTATTAAGGTTCATACCAAAATGTCATACATGTCCCCATTGTATCTCATTAATCATGAGATCAAAATTATCACCATAGTCAACTATTATCATTCAAGTTGCaaacttgaataaaaaaaaaacttaaagttcTATATCACAACTtgtagattatttttaaaattggtcAATTGCTTTGAaccccaaaaataaaatacaatgtcAAACTCATAACAACTAGTTGAGAAAAATAATCCTCATCACACAGAAATAAGAATGAATTTACCAAGtcaacttaacaaaaaaaatatattaatttagttataaaataaaataattttattaaattattgttttgataccgacaaataaaatttaaaaatggaagttaagtaagaaaataaaaacgtaactaaaatttctctctctctttctccaCCTATAAAAGAAAGAATCGTGTATCCTCTTTCTCCATTCCCCACTACTCTCGTTCTTCCCTTTTGCGACCTTTTCTTAGATCAGATCTGATTCAGTTATTTCTCTGAAATGGCAGCCCCATCGGCTCGTGAAGAGAACGTTTACATGGCGAAGCTTGCCGAGCAGGCCGAGCGGTACGAAGAGATGGTTCAATTCATGGAGAAAGTCGCCAATTCCATGGCGGAATCAGAAGAACTCTCTGTCGAGGAACGTAATCTCCTTTCTGTCGCTTACAAGAACGTTATCGGTGCACATCGTGCTTCGTGGAGGATTATTTCATCTATTGAACAGAAGGAAGAGTCTCGCGGAAACGCAGATCACGTTGCGTCGATTAAGGAGTATCGTAGTAAGATCGAGACGGAGTTGTCTTCGATCTGTGATGGAATTCTGAAATTGCTTGAATCGAAGTTGATTCCATCGGCTGCTAGCGGTGATTCTAAGGTGTTTTATCTGAAAATGAAAGGTGATTATCATAGGTATCTTGCTGAGTTTAAGACTAGTGGAGAGAGGAAAGATGCTGCTGAGAATACTCTCAATGCCTATAAAGCTGCTCAGGTTTTCACTTTTTCTAACCTAATCAtaataatctattataattCTAGGGCTAGATGATTCTGACATCGATTGTTTCATTTTGTTGCAGGATATAGCAAACTCAGAGCTGCCGCCTACACATCCGATTCGTCTCGGTCTGGCTCTCAATTTCTCTGTGTTTTACTATGAGATTCTGAATTCACCTGATAGAGCATGTAGTCTTGCAAAGCAGGTGAGATTTTATTCTGAATTCATGAGTTACAATCAGATTGGTGATTCTTTTGGAATGAAATGAATGAATCAGGCATTTGATGAGGCAATAGCTGAATTGGATACATTGGGAGAGGATTCATACAAGGATAGCACTCTGATAATGCAACTCCTTCGCGATAATTTGACCTTGTGGACATCAGACATGCAGGTTATAACTTGTTTTGATTGATTAACCACAATTAATTGATGTATTCCATTAAAATGGTTTGCTGGAATCTTGATTGTTATTGTATAGGATGATGGTGGCGATGAGATTAAGGAAGCTGCACCAAAACGCGATGAAGAAGGAGGAGCCTAACTGAACACCGCACCTTACATTACCTTATCTTACCTTATGACGTCTTCCTTCTCGGTCTGTTTTTGAACTGGAGAAGAAGTAACTATGTCgtttattctattattatgtatttgtCTAGGATTTGGTATCAAAACCTTCAATTTCCAAACTATGTTTCCTTATTTCCACAGTTATCAATCATAAAAAGCAGCAGTGCTTTTAGTTGTTAATCAATTCTTATTCTTCTTTACTTTTACCTTTTCCTTATTCTAGACCATTAGAGATGAAGATTGAAGATCAAATAGAAATATGTTATGGACTTTTTTTAGGAATATTATCTTAAAGAAGTCTCTATCATGGATTAAGAAAAAGTCCCTATCATGGATTAAGAATATCATTTAAACAAGTCTCTATCATGGATTAAGAATACTATCTAAACAAGTCAACATCaccaatgaaaaaaatatatagtggATTAAGAACAAAGTCATCTAAAGAACAAAAATTGGAAGAAAGTATCATTTTGAATAAGccgaatatatatattttttaaataatcaatccAATAGGTAGAGTAAATAATGTTGAGTGCAAGTAAATTGTATCAATTTCCAAGAATATGGAGAGATAATTCTACATTCTCCTCAAATTGGGTAATAGA is part of the Impatiens glandulifera chromosome 1, dImpGla2.1, whole genome shotgun sequence genome and encodes:
- the LOC124919056 gene encoding 14-3-3-like protein 16R; translation: MAAPSAREENVYMAKLAEQAERYEEMVQFMEKVANSMAESEELSVEERNLLSVAYKNVIGAHRASWRIISSIEQKEESRGNADHVASIKEYRSKIETELSSICDGILKLLESKLIPSAASGDSKVFYLKMKGDYHRYLAEFKTSGERKDAAENTLNAYKAAQDIANSELPPTHPIRLGLALNFSVFYYEILNSPDRACSLAKQAFDEAIAELDTLGEDSYKDSTLIMQLLRDNLTLWTSDMQDDGGDEIKEAAPKRDEEGGA